In the genome of Vicinamibacteria bacterium, one region contains:
- a CDS encoding glycerophosphodiester phosphodiesterase family protein, giving the protein MPPLIIAHRGDSAHRPENTLAAFASALEAGVDLVECDVQLTRDGQVVVIHDPSLDRTTGGQGRVADLTLAEIRAVSAGYPQRFGRAYAGERVPTLAETLGLLRGRGRIMVEIKGDSVREAEADGIEARAINEVRKAQMARDVAFLSFDRRALLRCRKLAPEMPRGHLFSRGSAEEMVLGAREAGCDIVMPEKGLLTPEVRDLVRGAALKLATWVVDEPEELRALARFDLYGLASNRPAALLEALADGIAG; this is encoded by the coding sequence ATGCCCCCCCTCATCATCGCCCACCGCGGCGACTCTGCCCATCGTCCCGAGAACACCCTGGCCGCCTTCGCGAGCGCGCTCGAGGCGGGGGTGGACCTCGTGGAATGCGACGTCCAGCTCACCCGGGACGGCCAGGTGGTCGTGATCCACGACCCCTCCCTGGATCGCACCACCGGCGGCCAGGGCCGCGTGGCCGACCTGACCCTGGCCGAGATCCGCGCTGTCTCCGCGGGCTACCCCCAGCGCTTCGGCCGCGCCTACGCCGGGGAGCGGGTGCCGACCCTGGCCGAGACCCTCGGCCTCTTGCGCGGCCGGGGCCGGATCATGGTCGAGATCAAGGGGGATTCGGTAAGGGAGGCGGAGGCCGACGGCATCGAGGCCCGCGCCATCAACGAGGTGCGGAAGGCCCAGATGGCCAGGGACGTGGCCTTCCTGTCCTTCGATCGGCGGGCCCTCCTCCGCTGCCGGAAGCTGGCCCCGGAAATGCCGCGGGGCCATCTCTTCTCACGGGGCTCCGCGGAGGAGATGGTCTTGGGGGCCCGGGAGGCGGGCTGCGACATCGTCATGCCGGAGAAGGGGCTTCTCACCCCCGAGGTCCGGGACCTTGTGCGGGGCGCGGCCTTGAAGCTCGCCACCTGGGTGGTGGACGAGCCGGAGGAACTGCGCGCCCTCGCCCGCTTCGACCTCTACGGCCTGGCCTCCAACCGCCCCGCGGCCCTCCTGGAGGCGCTGGCGGACGGGATCGCGGGCTAG
- a CDS encoding isochorismatase: MVEASGRGSGKAGRARPLGVGWPLPPHFDPADAARLFRVPYLERSGQAEAWAAEQGIGPATSDSPRVCLVLVDVQNTFCLPGFELFVAGRSGTGAVDDNARLCRFIYTNLGAITQIVATLDTHSAIQIFHPVFWVSEAGEHPPPHTVVSREDVEAGVWRVNPKILAAVAPRPGFDLEAYARHYAGQLKAGGKYPLTVWPYHAMVGGIGHALVSSVEEAVFFHSVARASPTRFEIKGNNPLTEHYSVLRPEVMEDHEGVAIAAENTSLLKALQSFDVLIFAGQAKSHCLAWTVEDLLTQIQARDPGRAGRVYLLEDCTSPVVVPGVVDFTEPADAAFGRFAEAGMHRVLSTTPLRSWPGVGR; encoded by the coding sequence ATGGTGGAGGCGTCGGGAAGGGGAAGCGGCAAGGCCGGCCGGGCCCGACCTCTAGGGGTGGGCTGGCCTCTTCCCCCTCACTTCGATCCCGCGGACGCGGCCCGGCTCTTTCGCGTTCCCTACCTGGAGAGGTCTGGGCAGGCTGAAGCCTGGGCCGCCGAGCAGGGGATCGGGCCCGCAACCTCCGATTCCCCCCGCGTCTGCCTCGTGCTCGTGGACGTGCAAAACACGTTCTGCCTGCCGGGGTTCGAGCTCTTCGTGGCCGGGCGCTCCGGGACGGGGGCGGTGGACGACAACGCCCGCCTGTGCCGGTTCATCTACACCAACTTGGGCGCCATCACCCAGATCGTGGCCACCCTCGACACCCACAGCGCCATCCAGATCTTCCACCCCGTCTTCTGGGTGAGCGAGGCCGGCGAGCATCCCCCTCCCCACACCGTCGTCTCCCGGGAGGACGTGGAGGCGGGAGTCTGGAGGGTCAATCCGAAGATCCTGGCCGCGGTGGCCCCCAGGCCCGGCTTCGACCTCGAGGCCTACGCTCGGCACTACGCGGGGCAGCTGAAGGCGGGGGGCAAGTACCCGCTGACCGTCTGGCCCTACCACGCCATGGTGGGTGGGATCGGCCACGCCCTCGTCTCCTCCGTGGAAGAGGCGGTCTTCTTCCATTCCGTGGCCCGCGCGAGCCCCACCCGCTTCGAGATCAAGGGCAACAACCCCTTGACCGAGCACTACTCCGTCCTTCGGCCCGAGGTCATGGAGGACCACGAGGGGGTGGCTATCGCGGCCGAGAACACCTCTCTCCTGAAGGCGCTGCAGTCCTTCGACGTGCTGATCTTCGCCGGCCAGGCCAAGAGCCACTGCCTGGCCTGGACCGTGGAGGACCTGCTCACCCAGATCCAGGCCCGCGATCCGGGGCGGGCGGGCAGGGTCTACCTGCTGGAGGACTGCACGTCGCCGGTGGTGGTGCCGGGGGTGGTGGACTTCACGGAGCCGGCGGACGCCGCTTTTGGACGGTTTGCCGAGGCGGGCATGCACCGGGTTCTCTCCACGACTCCCCTCCGGAGCTGGCCGGGGGTGGGGCGGTGA